ATATGTTGGAAACGTTTGCCAACATGACTGTCACTGAAATCGTTGACCTGATTTCAGCAATCGAAGAAAAGTTCGGCGTTACTGCTGCTGTTGCGGTGGCTGCTGGCCCTGCTGCCGGTGCTGAAGCTGCTGCTGCTGTTGAAGAACAGACCGAATTCAACGTTGTCATGACTAGCTTCGGCGCTAACAAGATCAACGTTATCAAGGTTGTTCGTGGTTCCACCGGTCTGGGTCTGAAAGAAGCGAAAGACATGGTTGAAGGCGTCCCTTCCGTTGTGAAGGAAGGCGCAAGCAAGGAAGAAGCAGAGAAGCTGAAGAAAGAACTGGAAGAAGCAGGCGCTACCGTCGAACTCAAGTAAGATTGAGGGCGGAGCGTGTTGCGCTACTTTTAGTTCTTGTAAAAACAGAGGCTGACAGTACATTTTGTGCTGTCGGCCTTTTATCGCTTGTTATGGTGAGCGAAAATCCGGCGGTGTTGGAAGCCGGGGTTCTGATTCCAGAGAGGAAAGACGATGGGACTGAGTTATACCGAAAAAAAACGGATCCGCAAAGACTTTGGGAAGCGCGCACAGATTCTGGAAGTGCCAGACCTTCTCACGATTCAGTTAGATTCCTATCGGCATTTCCTGCAAGAGGGTATGCCTGTCATCAATCGCCGTGAGGTTGGTTTGCACGCAGCATTTTCCTCCGTTTTCCCAATCGTTAGTTACAACGGTTATACGGTTCTGGAGTATGTTGACTACAAGGTGAGTGAGCCAATATTCGATGTGCAAGAGTGCCAGTTACGCGGCCTGACTTTCCAGGCGTCGCTGCGTGTCAAATTGCGTCTGGTCATTTATGACAAGGATGCACCTGTAGATGCCAAGGTCGTCAAATCCATCAAGGAACAGGATGTTTATCTGGGCGAGCTGCCGCTGATGACCGACAAGGGTACCTTCATCATCAATGGCACCGAACGTGTTATCGTTTCCCAGCTGCACCGTTCGCCAGGCGTATTTTTCGAACATGACAAGGGCAAGTCCAACACGGCTGGCAAATTGCTGCACAGTGCCCGTGTCATCCCTTACCGTGGTTCCTGGCTCGACTTTGAGTTTGACCCGAAAGATTCCATCTTCGTGCGTATCGACCGCCGCCGCAAGTTGCCTTCGACTATCCTGCTGCGCGCGCTCGGCATGAATAATGAAGAAGTTCTTGACTATTTCTTCGATAAGACGCTGGTACATCTGAGTGATGACAGTGTTGAAATGGAAATGGAGCCTGCCCGCCTGCGGGGTGAGCTGGCTTCCTTTGACATCATGCTGGATGGTGAGGTGCTAGTGGAAACCGGTCGCCGCATTACCGCCAAGCATATCCGCCAACTGGAAAAAGCCGACCTGAACAAGCTGGTAGTGCCAGCAGAGTATATGAATGGCAAGATTCTGGCGCGTAACATCATTGATACTTCCACCGGCGAACTGCTGGCGAATGCCAATGATGAAATCAGCGGGGATTTGCTGGAAAAGCTGCGTGATAACAGTGTGACGCAATTCCATGTGTTGTATACCAACGACTTGGATCGCGGCCCGTTTGTGTCCAACACCTTGAAGATCGACACTACCGCCAGCCAGCTGGAAGCGCAGATTGAAATTTACCGCATGATGCGCCCGGGTGAGCCACCTACCAAGGAAGCGGCAGAAAACCTGTTTAACAACCTGTTCTTCACGGAAGACCGCTATGACCTGTCTGCGGTCGGGCGGATGAAATTCAACCGTCGCTTGGGGCGTGACGAAGCAACGGGTTCTGGGGTGCTGGATCAGGGCGACATTCTGGATGTGCTGAAAAAGCTGATCGACATCCGTGATGGCCGTGATGATGTGGATGACATTGATCACCTTGGCAACCGCCGCGTGCGCAGTGTGGGTGAAATGGCGGAAAATGCTTTCCGGGTTGGCTTGGTGCGTGTTGAGCGTGCGGTCAAGGAACGCTTGACCATGGCAGAAAGCGAAGGTTTGATGCCACAGGAGCTGGTCAATTCCAAGCCTGTATCTGCTGCCATCAAGGAATTCTTTGGTTCCAGCCAGTTGTCCCAGTTCATGGACCAGAATAACCCGCTGTCTGAAGTGACACACAAACGCCGTATTTCGGCCCTTGGTCCAGGCGGCCTGACCCGTGAGCGTGCCGGTTTTGAGGTGCGCGACGTACACCCAACCCACTATGGCCGGGTATGCCCGATTGAAACGCCGGAAGGCCCGAACATCGGTCTGATCAACTCACTGGCCGTATATGCGCGCACCAATGACTATGGTTTTCTGGAAACGCCTTACCGTAAGGTTATCGATGGCAAGCCGACCATGCAGATTGATTACCTGTCTGCGATCGAGGAATCCAACTACGTCATCGCCCAGGCGAGTGCGGAGCTGGACGAAGCAGGTAGCCTATCTGACGAGTTTGTTTCCTGCCGTCATCGCAACGAATTTACCCTGAAACCTGCGGCAGAAGTCCAGTACATGGACGTTTCCCCCAAGCAGATCGTGTCGGTTGCTGCGTCCCTGATCCCGTTCCTGGAGCACGATGACGCCAACCGCGCACTGATGGGTTCCAACATGCAACGTCAGGCTGTGCCTTGCTTGCGTGCTGACAAGCCGTTGGCGGGTACGGGGATGGAGCGCGCAGTGGCGCAGGACTCCGGTTCAGCCGTTTCTGCGCGTCGTGGCGGGGTGATTGATTCCGTCGATGCTGGCCGCGTGGTTGTGCGTGTCAATGACGAGGAAGCCAATGAGCAACAAGGCGGCGTCGACATTTACAACCTGATCAAGTACACCCGCTCCAACCAGAATACCTGCATCAACCAGCGCCCTATCG
The sequence above is drawn from the Thiothrix nivea DSM 5205 genome and encodes:
- the rplL gene encoding 50S ribosomal protein L7/L12 gives rise to the protein MACTKEDMLETFANMTVTEIVDLISAIEEKFGVTAAVAVAAGPAAGAEAAAAVEEQTEFNVVMTSFGANKINVIKVVRGSTGLGLKEAKDMVEGVPSVVKEGASKEEAEKLKKELEEAGATVELK
- the rpoB gene encoding DNA-directed RNA polymerase subunit beta; the encoded protein is MGLSYTEKKRIRKDFGKRAQILEVPDLLTIQLDSYRHFLQEGMPVINRREVGLHAAFSSVFPIVSYNGYTVLEYVDYKVSEPIFDVQECQLRGLTFQASLRVKLRLVIYDKDAPVDAKVVKSIKEQDVYLGELPLMTDKGTFIINGTERVIVSQLHRSPGVFFEHDKGKSNTAGKLLHSARVIPYRGSWLDFEFDPKDSIFVRIDRRRKLPSTILLRALGMNNEEVLDYFFDKTLVHLSDDSVEMEMEPARLRGELASFDIMLDGEVLVETGRRITAKHIRQLEKADLNKLVVPAEYMNGKILARNIIDTSTGELLANANDEISGDLLEKLRDNSVTQFHVLYTNDLDRGPFVSNTLKIDTTASQLEAQIEIYRMMRPGEPPTKEAAENLFNNLFFTEDRYDLSAVGRMKFNRRLGRDEATGSGVLDQGDILDVLKKLIDIRDGRDDVDDIDHLGNRRVRSVGEMAENAFRVGLVRVERAVKERLTMAESEGLMPQELVNSKPVSAAIKEFFGSSQLSQFMDQNNPLSEVTHKRRISALGPGGLTRERAGFEVRDVHPTHYGRVCPIETPEGPNIGLINSLAVYARTNDYGFLETPYRKVIDGKPTMQIDYLSAIEESNYVIAQASAELDEAGSLSDEFVSCRHRNEFTLKPAAEVQYMDVSPKQIVSVAASLIPFLEHDDANRALMGSNMQRQAVPCLRADKPLAGTGMERAVAQDSGSAVSARRGGVIDSVDAGRVVVRVNDEEANEQQGGVDIYNLIKYTRSNQNTCINQRPIVRVGDVVARGDVLADGSSTDLGELALGQNMFIAFMPWNGYNFEDSILLSERVVDEDRYTSIHIEEMSCLARDTKLGPEEITADIPNVSESLLAKLDECGIIHVGAEVKPNDILVGKVTPKGESQLTPEEKLLRAIFGEKASDVKDTSLRVPTGMTGTVIDVRVFTRDGVERDARALAIQEEDLKKVRKDLRDELRIYEADIFDRFAKLVVGKEAVGGPNRLTNGTVVTQSYLDNLEKKDWFAIRMQDEDVNTQLESLAGQIEEKKKLYETRLHKQRDKLMAGDDLAPGVLKMVKVYIAVKRRMQPGDKMAGRHGNKGVVSRIVPVEDMPYLENGQTVDIVLNPLGVPSRMNVGQVLETHLGWAGKGLGEKIGRMIDTKAKVDELRQFISKVYATGGNPQQDKVVEALSDVEVVELANNLRKGVPMATQVFDGADEAEIKAMLRLAELPESGQTPLFDGRTGDAFERKVTVGYMHMLKLNHLVDDKMHARSTGPYSLVTQQPLGGKAQFGGQRFGEMEVWALEAYGAAYTLQEMLTVKSDDVNGRNRMYKNIVDGDHYMEASMPESFNVLMKEIRSLGLNIELERD